The Chryseobacterium nakagawai genome has a segment encoding these proteins:
- a CDS encoding sensor histidine kinase, whose protein sequence is MKFYRLTLVASCLLTLVMLFLVVVFDSLKDIYYETPLFKTGLLICIVLIFIINFVVLELLFNYYGRKQVKGLSGILPQEMVNENDENITIKELGERFSDLNQQRATEIDMMKEMESYRKEYIGNVSHELKTPLFSIQGYVETLRDGGVDNLTIRDKYLERIDKSVERLIAIVTDLDMINRLEAGEINLTVSKFDVNLLIKEIFDLLEFEAEKHNTTLQIQTLHPQIFVEADKQKISQVFINLISNAIHYANRQEAKVIVKTSVLKNKVLIEVIDNGMGIKSEILPRIFERFYRVETSRSRREGGSGLGLAIVKHILEAHNENITVESVYLEGTKFSFMLEKSK, encoded by the coding sequence TTGAAATTTTACAGACTTACACTTGTTGCCTCCTGTCTACTGACATTGGTAATGCTTTTCTTAGTGGTCGTTTTCGACTCACTTAAAGATATCTATTATGAGACCCCTTTATTTAAGACGGGTCTTTTAATCTGTATTGTCCTTATCTTTATCATCAACTTTGTAGTATTGGAGCTTCTATTCAATTATTACGGAAGAAAGCAGGTAAAAGGACTTTCCGGAATACTTCCGCAGGAAATGGTAAATGAGAATGATGAGAATATCACCATCAAAGAATTGGGAGAACGATTTTCAGACCTTAATCAGCAGAGAGCCACAGAAATTGATATGATGAAGGAAATGGAGAGCTACCGTAAAGAATATATCGGTAATGTTTCCCATGAACTTAAAACTCCGTTATTTTCCATCCAGGGCTATGTAGAAACTTTAAGAGATGGGGGAGTAGATAATCTGACTATTCGTGATAAATACTTGGAAAGGATTGATAAATCTGTAGAAAGGCTTATTGCGATTGTTACCGATCTTGATATGATTAACAGGCTTGAGGCTGGAGAAATTAACCTTACTGTTTCTAAATTTGATGTCAATCTTTTGATCAAGGAGATTTTTGACCTGCTTGAATTTGAAGCTGAAAAACATAATACCACATTACAGATACAGACTTTGCATCCGCAGATTTTCGTAGAAGCTGATAAACAAAAGATTTCCCAGGTCTTTATTAACCTTATTTCCAATGCTATTCATTATGCTAACAGACAGGAGGCAAAAGTGATTGTTAAAACCAGTGTTTTAAAAAATAAAGTATTAATTGAGGTCATTGATAACGGAATGGGAATCAAGTCTGAAATTCTTCCAAGAATCTTCGAGCGTTTCTATCGTGTAGAAACCAGCAGAAGCAGAAGAGAGGGCGGTTCCGGATTAGGACTGGCCATCGTAAAGCATATCCTTGAGGCTCATAACGAAAACATTACCGTAGAAAGTGTTTATCTTGAAGGAACGAAGTTCAGTTTTATGCTAGAAAAAAGTAAATAA
- a CDS encoding hydroxymethylglutaryl-CoA synthase family protein — protein MSFGIEAASYHVPSLYLEIKELAEKRGIEPAKLEKGLGLHKMGLPDVHEDAATFAAEALLRLIKDYYINPKEISRIYLGTESAVDAAKPTASYAMQMVEKVLEAEYGGRVFRNCDVVDMTFACVGGVDALHNALDFVRVNPDKKAVVIASDYAKYELASSGEYTQGGGAVALLISAKPDLLEIENNWGVATESVFDFFKPRRQYIKEDLNGAPEVYPDKIEIFTDEPVFDGQYSNQCYQDRIKEAYQHYKEIAGKEKPYQDWKYIIFHLPYAFHGKRVFTEIYSLENGISYETPDEQKAVAKSENYIQLINSAIEKTQRASSEIGNMYTASIFMAFLSGLQTSFNENEELSGKEIGFLGYGSGSKSKVFAGKVSANWKAVVEKWNLFENLNHRKAIDFETYEKLHRKQLSHSVNPDYKGFGLTSIEAENPVLIGARYYSYQK, from the coding sequence ATGAGTTTTGGAATTGAGGCGGCGAGCTATCATGTGCCTTCTTTATATTTGGAAATTAAAGAATTAGCTGAAAAAAGAGGCATAGAACCGGCAAAACTGGAGAAGGGGTTGGGGCTTCATAAAATGGGATTGCCTGATGTACATGAAGATGCTGCTACTTTTGCTGCGGAAGCATTGTTAAGATTGATTAAAGATTATTATATCAATCCTAAAGAGATTTCAAGAATTTATCTAGGGACGGAAAGTGCTGTGGATGCGGCAAAGCCAACCGCTTCTTATGCAATGCAAATGGTTGAAAAGGTATTGGAAGCAGAATATGGTGGAAGAGTTTTTAGGAATTGTGATGTAGTAGACATGACTTTTGCCTGTGTTGGTGGAGTAGATGCTCTACATAATGCGTTAGATTTTGTAAGAGTTAATCCAGATAAAAAAGCGGTAGTAATTGCTAGTGACTATGCAAAATATGAATTGGCTTCCTCGGGAGAATATACTCAGGGAGGTGGAGCTGTTGCTCTATTAATTTCTGCAAAGCCTGATCTTCTTGAGATTGAAAATAACTGGGGAGTCGCTACAGAAAGTGTTTTTGATTTCTTCAAACCAAGAAGGCAATATATAAAAGAAGATTTGAATGGTGCGCCTGAGGTGTATCCTGATAAAATAGAAATCTTTACTGATGAACCAGTTTTTGATGGGCAATATTCCAATCAGTGCTATCAGGATAGAATAAAAGAAGCTTATCAACATTATAAAGAGATTGCAGGTAAGGAAAAACCTTATCAGGATTGGAAGTATATTATTTTCCATCTTCCATACGCTTTCCATGGAAAAAGAGTCTTTACAGAAATCTACAGCCTCGAAAATGGAATTTCCTACGAAACTCCGGACGAACAGAAAGCTGTTGCTAAATCGGAAAATTATATACAGTTGATTAATTCGGCTATTGAAAAGACTCAAAGGGCATCTTCAGAAATAGGGAATATGTATACAGCTTCTATTTTTATGGCATTTCTTTCTGGTCTACAGACTTCCTTTAACGAAAATGAAGAGCTATCCGGAAAAGAAATTGGATTCCTGGGATACGGCAGCGGTTCAAAATCAAAGGTATTTGCTGGTAAAGTATCTGCTAATTGGAAAGCTGTAGTAGAAAAATGGAATTTATTTGAAAATCTTAACCATAGAAAGGCTATTGATTTTGAAACCTATGAAAAACTTCATAGAAAGCAGCTAAGTCACTCTGTGAATCCGGACTATAAAGGATTTGGTCTTACTTCCATAGAAGCTGAAAATCCTGTTTTAATAGGGGCTAGATATTATAGCTATCAAAAATAG
- a CDS encoding alpha-amylase family glycosyl hydrolase encodes MKKLILLAVIGLGIVSCTTQKNTGKMTELPKEWKHTTNIYEVNIRQYTQEGTFKAFAKEMPRLKAMGVRTLWFMPITPIAQQNKKGSMGSPYAASDYTSINPEFGTMEDFKAMVNEAHRLGFKVIIDWVANHTGWDHVWTKTHPEFYLKDPDGKFHIASGMDDIIELDYKNQEMRQAMIDAMKFWVAETDIDGFRCDLASWVEVDFWQQARPEVEKVKPLFWLGEFDELESPEYGKVFDASYSWKWMHKSADYYKKNEPLQELKDLLVQYSNIGDNSMRAWFTANHDENSWNGTEYEKYAVITKPMAVFSATWNGVPLLYSGQELPNMKRLEFFEKDPIKWTKTYQLADFYKTLLNLKAFNPALRGGDPNVTTYLLNTTANDKILAYVRKNGKDEVLVVLNMSKEPVNFTIEDGNISGTFRNVFEKTKRDFDEGKDFNFKVSDYAVFEK; translated from the coding sequence ATGAAGAAATTAATTTTATTAGCCGTAATTGGTCTGGGAATTGTTTCCTGTACCACTCAAAAAAATACTGGGAAGATGACAGAACTGCCAAAAGAATGGAAACATACTACTAATATCTACGAAGTAAATATCAGACAATATACTCAGGAAGGAACTTTTAAAGCGTTTGCAAAAGAGATGCCCCGACTAAAAGCAATGGGAGTACGAACACTCTGGTTTATGCCGATTACCCCAATTGCACAACAAAATAAAAAAGGAAGCATGGGGAGTCCTTATGCTGCGTCAGATTATACTTCCATTAATCCTGAATTTGGGACAATGGAGGATTTTAAAGCGATGGTGAATGAAGCGCACAGACTTGGATTTAAAGTTATTATTGACTGGGTAGCCAATCATACAGGTTGGGATCATGTCTGGACCAAAACCCATCCTGAATTTTATCTGAAAGATCCGGACGGGAAATTCCATATCGCTTCCGGAATGGATGATATTATTGAACTGGATTACAAAAATCAGGAAATGCGTCAGGCAATGATTGATGCCATGAAGTTTTGGGTAGCAGAAACGGATATTGACGGCTTCAGATGTGACTTAGCTTCATGGGTAGAAGTTGATTTCTGGCAGCAGGCACGCCCGGAAGTTGAAAAGGTAAAACCACTTTTCTGGTTAGGAGAATTTGATGAGCTGGAAAGTCCAGAATACGGAAAAGTTTTCGATGCAAGTTATTCCTGGAAATGGATGCATAAATCTGCAGATTATTATAAAAAGAATGAACCGCTTCAGGAGCTGAAGGACCTATTGGTACAATATTCCAACATTGGAGACAACTCAATGAGAGCCTGGTTCACAGCGAATCATGATGAGAATTCTTGGAACGGCACAGAATATGAAAAATATGCAGTCATTACAAAACCAATGGCGGTATTCTCAGCCACATGGAATGGCGTTCCATTGCTGTACTCAGGTCAGGAGCTTCCTAATATGAAGAGACTTGAATTTTTCGAGAAAGATCCTATTAAGTGGACAAAAACTTATCAGCTTGCCGATTTCTATAAAACATTATTGAATTTAAAAGCTTTCAACCCTGCTTTAAGAGGTGGTGATCCAAATGTGACAACTTATTTACTGAATACTACGGCGAATGACAAGATCTTAGCTTATGTAAGGAAAAATGGAAAAGATGAAGTGCTGGTTGTTTTAAACATGTCAAAAGAACCTGTGAACTTTACGATTGAAGACGGAAATATTTCAGGAACATTCAGAAATGTGTTTGAAAAAACAAAAAGAGACTTCGATGAAGGTAAAGACTTTAATTTCAAAGTTTCAGATTACGCCGTATTCGAAAAATAA
- a CDS encoding M1 family metallopeptidase has translation MRKAILSIAILGILFSANVSAQTETSGREKVYRATHTKVTELKHTKLKVNFDYQKEQMNGEEWLTAAPYFYATNELILDAKAMLIHEVALDNNGKKSPLKYEYKDDILKITLDKTYQRNQDYTVYLKYTSRPNEVKQQGSVAINDAKGLYFINAQGTDPELPTQIWTQGETEASSAWFPTIDKPNQKTTQEIYMTVPDKYVTLSNGILKDSQKESNGLRTDHWVMDKRHSTYLFFMGVGEYAIVKDKWKNIPVDYYIEKEYEPYAKQIYGNTPEMIDFFSKRMNYDYPWAKYAQISGRNYVSGAMENTTATLHGSDILQKPGQLIDENTWEDTIAHELFHHWFGDLVTAESWSNLTVNESFANYSEYLWNEHKYGKDQADYHLMTDVNRYIHNPSDFNKNLVRFNYASREDVFDLVTYQKGGGILNMLRNYLGDDAFFAGMNDYLKTNEYQNAEAHQLRLSFEKVSGKDLNWFFNQWYFGSGNPKINYSFTFEPVKKQVAVTINQTQDQMFEFPLAIDVYDSGKPKRYNVWVNADAKNTFNFDVSKAPDLVNINADGVLLADITDKKTPEQNLLQFTNSKEFKNRYNALAGIKDQTGKSPAVTKLLAAALKDPFFRVRIQALELVDLSNPEQMKALGAEVEKLASNDPKTLTQAAAIAALAKTKDKKYLPLFEKGMGAVSNAIKRSSLGAIIANDPSKANSLADKIDLDGASDDLQAQLLPIIVKNKVISQMPKIAPLAAFYPFIKFQNPELGKSAEEGYNWIMSSDNLKATESVTKILGYAKNQIGDNPQAKMMVVQMLKDGLSKKMELLKQNPQNAASINKQIDIINKTIENYK, from the coding sequence ATGAGAAAGGCCATTTTATCGATTGCAATACTTGGAATTTTGTTTTCCGCTAATGTATCAGCCCAAACCGAAACTTCAGGAAGAGAAAAAGTGTACAGGGCTACCCATACCAAGGTGACAGAACTGAAACATACAAAGCTAAAGGTAAACTTCGACTATCAGAAAGAACAGATGAATGGGGAAGAATGGCTGACTGCCGCACCTTATTTTTATGCGACCAATGAGCTGATCCTCGATGCAAAAGCAATGTTGATTCATGAAGTAGCTCTTGATAATAATGGAAAAAAATCTCCTTTAAAATACGAATATAAAGATGATATTCTGAAAATAACACTGGATAAAACCTATCAGAGAAATCAGGATTATACAGTTTATCTCAAATATACCTCACGTCCGAACGAAGTGAAACAACAGGGAAGCGTAGCTATTAATGATGCAAAAGGTCTTTATTTCATTAATGCTCAAGGCACAGATCCTGAACTTCCTACACAAATATGGACACAAGGAGAAACTGAAGCGTCTTCTGCGTGGTTTCCAACCATTGATAAACCTAATCAAAAGACAACACAGGAAATCTATATGACGGTTCCTGATAAATATGTGACCCTTTCGAATGGGATACTGAAAGATTCTCAAAAAGAATCCAACGGACTTAGAACCGATCACTGGGTAATGGATAAGAGGCACTCAACTTACCTTTTCTTCATGGGAGTGGGAGAGTATGCTATTGTAAAAGACAAATGGAAAAACATTCCGGTTGATTATTATATCGAGAAAGAATATGAACCTTACGCAAAACAGATTTATGGGAATACCCCGGAAATGATTGATTTTTTCTCTAAAAGAATGAATTATGATTATCCGTGGGCGAAATATGCACAGATTTCCGGTAGAAATTATGTGAGTGGTGCTATGGAAAATACAACGGCAACGCTTCACGGTAGTGATATTCTTCAAAAACCGGGACAGCTTATTGATGAGAATACATGGGAAGATACCATTGCTCACGAATTGTTTCACCACTGGTTTGGAGATCTGGTTACAGCAGAAAGCTGGAGCAATCTTACTGTGAATGAATCTTTCGCTAATTATTCCGAATATCTTTGGAATGAACATAAATATGGAAAAGACCAAGCCGATTATCACTTGATGACTGATGTGAACAGATACATTCATAATCCGTCAGATTTTAATAAAAACCTGGTAAGATTCAATTATGCATCACGTGAAGATGTATTTGACCTGGTAACCTATCAGAAAGGAGGCGGAATTCTGAATATGCTAAGAAACTATTTGGGAGATGATGCTTTTTTTGCTGGAATGAATGATTATCTGAAGACTAATGAATATCAGAATGCAGAAGCTCATCAGTTGAGACTTTCCTTTGAAAAAGTTTCCGGGAAAGACTTGAATTGGTTCTTTAATCAATGGTATTTCGGAAGCGGAAATCCAAAGATCAACTATTCATTTACATTTGAACCTGTAAAAAAACAAGTTGCTGTGACGATTAATCAAACCCAGGACCAGATGTTTGAATTTCCTTTGGCTATTGATGTTTATGATAGCGGCAAGCCGAAGAGATATAATGTTTGGGTAAACGCTGATGCAAAGAATACATTCAATTTTGATGTTTCCAAAGCTCCGGATCTGGTAAATATTAATGCTGATGGTGTTTTATTGGCAGATATTACTGATAAGAAAACTCCTGAGCAGAATCTTTTACAGTTTACAAATTCCAAAGAGTTTAAAAACAGATATAATGCTTTAGCGGGAATAAAAGATCAGACAGGAAAAAGTCCTGCTGTAACAAAATTATTGGCAGCAGCATTGAAAGACCCGTTCTTCAGAGTGAGAATTCAGGCTTTGGAATTAGTTGATCTTAGCAATCCTGAACAAATGAAAGCCCTGGGAGCTGAGGTTGAAAAATTAGCATCCAATGATCCTAAAACATTAACGCAGGCTGCAGCAATTGCTGCTTTGGCAAAAACAAAAGATAAAAAATATCTTCCGCTCTTTGAAAAAGGAATGGGTGCCGTTTCTAATGCTATAAAAAGAAGTTCGTTAGGGGCTATTATTGCTAATGATCCTTCAAAAGCTAATTCATTAGCTGATAAAATAGATCTGGATGGTGCTTCGGATGATTTGCAGGCACAATTACTTCCAATTATTGTAAAAAATAAAGTAATTTCTCAAATGCCAAAAATTGCTCCATTGGCCGCGTTTTATCCATTTATCAAATTTCAGAATCCAGAATTGGGTAAATCAGCAGAAGAAGGATACAATTGGATTATGTCATCTGATAACCTAAAAGCAACTGAAAGCGTAACCAAAATTTTAGGATATGCAAAAAATCAGATAGGAGATAATCCGCAGGCTAAAATGATGGTGGTGCAAATGCTGAAGGATGGTTTAAGTAAAAAAATGGAATTACTGAAACAAAATCCACAAAACGCAGCAAGTATCAATAAACAGATTGATATTATCAACAAAACCATTGAAAATTATAAGTAA
- a CDS encoding IS1096 element passenger TnpR family protein, whose amino-acid sequence MVYKVRVILDAKEDIFRDIEVKGKQTLWNLHLGIKSAFNLQGEELSAFNLLESDGTIVKSVPLEDMSDDGDGEIMSDVYIDEAFENIGDKAQFQYGLLDLWEFYCELVEIIDEKKGVTYPITVFRFGNVPLKAPSKSGNAGGSKKKSAMPLMEDDFSFEDDFGAGGNFSDEDDSFDDDEDDDYNDDIFDEEDDNDDER is encoded by the coding sequence ATGGTTTACAAAGTCCGCGTAATATTAGATGCGAAAGAGGATATTTTCCGTGATATTGAAGTTAAGGGAAAACAAACATTATGGAATTTACATTTAGGAATTAAGAGTGCGTTCAATCTGCAAGGAGAAGAACTTTCTGCTTTTAATTTGTTAGAGAGTGATGGAACAATCGTAAAAAGTGTCCCACTCGAAGATATGAGTGATGATGGTGATGGTGAAATTATGTCAGATGTATATATTGATGAAGCTTTTGAAAATATAGGAGATAAAGCGCAGTTTCAATATGGACTTCTTGATCTTTGGGAGTTTTATTGTGAACTTGTAGAAATCATTGACGAGAAAAAAGGAGTTACCTATCCTATTACTGTTTTCAGATTTGGAAATGTTCCTTTGAAAGCGCCTAGCAAAAGCGGAAACGCTGGAGGATCTAAAAAGAAATCAGCAATGCCTCTTATGGAGGATGATTTTAGCTTTGAAGATGATTTTGGAGCTGGAGGAAACTTCTCAGATGAAGATGACAGTTTCGATGATGATGAAGATGATGACTATAACGATGACATCTTTGATGAAGAGGATGATAACGATGACGAAAGATAA
- a CDS encoding thymidylate synthase: protein MQNYLDLLQHILDNGTDKTDRTGTGTRSVFGYQLRYDLSKGFPLVTTKKVHLKSIIYELLWFLKGETNIKYLKDNGVSIWDEWADENGDLGPVYGAQWRSWNGADGKVVDQITEVIDQIKKNPDSRRLIVSAWNVAEIPNMALAPCHALFQFYVADGKLSLQLYQRSADVFLGVPFNIASYALLLMMVAQVCDLEVGDYVHSFGDVHIYNNHFEQVNRQLSRETRPLPTMKLNPEVKNIFDFNFEDFTLENYDPHPGIKAPVAI from the coding sequence ATGCAAAACTACCTGGATCTTTTACAGCATATTTTAGACAACGGAACTGATAAAACCGATAGAACCGGTACCGGCACAAGAAGTGTTTTCGGGTATCAGTTAAGATATGATCTGTCAAAAGGTTTTCCATTGGTAACTACTAAAAAAGTGCATTTGAAATCCATTATCTATGAATTGCTTTGGTTCCTGAAAGGAGAGACTAATATTAAATACCTTAAAGATAACGGAGTAAGTATCTGGGATGAATGGGCCGATGAAAATGGTGATTTGGGACCTGTTTATGGGGCACAATGGAGAAGTTGGAATGGAGCGGACGGAAAAGTAGTAGATCAGATTACAGAAGTCATTGATCAGATCAAAAAGAATCCAGATTCCAGAAGGCTAATCGTTTCCGCATGGAATGTCGCTGAAATTCCTAATATGGCATTGGCACCTTGTCACGCATTATTCCAGTTTTATGTAGCTGATGGAAAATTATCATTGCAGTTGTATCAGAGAAGTGCAGATGTCTTCCTGGGGGTTCCTTTCAATATTGCCAGTTACGCATTGTTATTGATGATGGTAGCACAGGTTTGTGACCTTGAAGTAGGGGATTATGTTCATAGTTTTGGAGATGTTCACATCTATAATAACCATTTTGAACAAGTAAACAGACAGCTTTCAAGAGAAACAAGACCTCTTCCTACAATGAAACTGAATCCTGAAGTGAAAAATATCTTTGATTTCAATTTTGAAGATTTTACTTTAGAAAATTATGATCCACATCCGGGAATTAAGGCTCCTGTAGCTATTTAA
- a CDS encoding response regulator → MSKKILLIDDELDILEILSYNLEKEGYEIYTATNGNEGIEKAKEIIPDLILLDVMMPEKDGIETCQELRKVKELQKTLIVFLSARSEEFSQLAGFQAGANDYVVKLIKPKILISKVNALLKLTSQVSDNAKLIEIGDLIIDKDNFRVSKSGQQFLLPKKEFDLLYLLASNTEKVFKREEILEKVWGNDVIVGERTIDVHIRRLREKLGINTIQTLKGIGYKLIV, encoded by the coding sequence ATGAGCAAAAAAATTCTTTTAATAGACGACGAACTGGACATTTTAGAGATTCTATCTTACAACCTTGAAAAGGAAGGATATGAAATCTATACTGCTACCAATGGTAATGAGGGAATAGAAAAAGCTAAGGAAATAATTCCTGATCTTATTCTACTGGACGTAATGATGCCAGAAAAAGATGGTATTGAAACTTGTCAGGAACTTCGTAAAGTGAAAGAACTCCAAAAGACACTTATTGTTTTCCTTTCTGCAAGAAGCGAAGAGTTTTCTCAGTTAGCAGGCTTCCAGGCAGGAGCTAATGATTATGTTGTAAAACTGATCAAACCAAAAATTTTGATTTCTAAAGTAAATGCTTTATTGAAATTAACTTCTCAGGTTTCTGACAATGCCAAGCTGATCGAAATTGGTGATCTCATAATTGATAAAGATAACTTCAGAGTTTCCAAAAGCGGACAGCAGTTTCTTCTTCCTAAAAAGGAATTTGATTTACTTTACCTTTTGGCTTCTAACACTGAAAAAGTTTTCAAAAGAGAAGAAATTCTTGAAAAAGTTTGGGGTAATGATGTGATTGTAGGAGAAAGAACTATTGATGTTCACATCAGAAGATTGAGAGAAAAATTGGGTATTAATACCATTCAGACTTTAAAAGGAATTGGATATAAACTAATTGTTTAA